One window of Littorina saxatilis isolate snail1 unplaced genomic scaffold, US_GU_Lsax_2.0 scaffold_74, whole genome shotgun sequence genomic DNA carries:
- the LOC138956597 gene encoding uncharacterized protein isoform X1 has product MADADTRGERRSRYITTDTVEPGGRGQRFKTREYFPHFSYGQRMVQAALAKSLPAIPLPDDTSNHPVDCSFEPQALVTEDSTSSHHSVDSQMSEGHIRGSDTLRKFVTSAQLAEPQFITSTSLRKQVATLSQIVSLKDNELDALAQFMGHDVRTHREYYRLPSDMMQLAKVSKLLLALEKGKLQDHQRCTLDEMEVAEDEAITSDEEAEFVEKGHSPIPERSASGRFATKDSLAPPHNQPSPPMHQPCPATAAPDNSADDEEAPEIQRKFQRCAADSSACSNSEPPSSWTFSPVGVAMMNKRCSVFTQITSPSASSNESSTDNEYLPEQWSHSKPKKLKSKATRNSSNQPRRLWLEEEVKAVEAHLLKYIATQVLPRKEDIQKCLQAEEALKNRTWLHVKNYVRNRITALQRNQRN; this is encoded by the exons ATGGCTGACGCCGACACGCGGGGTGAACGCCGCAGCCGGTACATTACCACAGACACAG TGGAACCAGGAGGCCGAGGCCAGAGATTTAAAACAAGGGAGTACTTCCCACATTTCTCATACGGCCAAAGAATGGTGCAGGCTGCACTGGCTAAGAGTCTACCTGCCATACCATTGCCAGATGACACCAGCAATCATCCAG TTGACTGCAGCTTCGAACCACAGGCGCTTGTGACAGAGGACTCTACAAGCAGCCATCACTCAGTTGACTCCCAAATG TCGGAGGGGCACATTCGGGGATCTGACACGCTTCGAAAGTTTGTGACATCAGCGCAGTTGGCAGAGCCACAGTTCATCACATCTACTTCACTTCGAAAGCAGGTTGCTACTCTGTCCCAGATAGTCAGTTTGAAGGACAACGAGCTGGATGCCCTTGCTCAGTTTATGGGACATGATGTTCGCACTCACCGCGAGTACTACCGCCTCCCATCAGACATGATGCAGTTGGCCAAAGTCAGCAAATTACTCCTTGCCCTTGAAAAGGGGAAGCTGCAAGACCACCAGCGCTGCACCCTGGATGAGATGGAAGTGGCTGAAGATGAAGCCATCACCTCGGATGAGGAGGCAG AATTTGTTGAAAAGGGTCACAGCCCTATTCCAGAACGATCTGCATCAGGAAGGTTCGCAACAAAAGACTCTTTGGCACCGCCACATAACCAGCCCTCTCCGCCTATGCATCAACCTTGTCCTGCTACAGCTGCACCTGACa ATTCTGCTGATGATGAGGAAGCACCAGAAATCCAAAGGAAGTTTCAACGGTGTGCTGCTGACAGCAGTGCATGCTCAAACA GCGAGCCCCCTTCCTCCTGGACATTCTCTCCTGTTGGTGTGGCAATGATGAACAAAAGATGCAGTGTATTCACACAGATCACTTCTCCTTCAGCGTCATCTAACGAAA gtTCAACTGACAATGAGTACCTACCTGAACAGTGGAGCCATTCCAAACCAAAGAAGCTCAAATCAAAGGCAACGCGCAACA GTTCAAACCAGCCACGTCGACTGTGGTTGGAGGAGGAGGTGAAGGCAGTGGAGGCTCATTTGTTAAAATATATCGCCACGCAAGTGCTGCCAAGAAAAGAGGATATCCAGAAGTGCCTTCAGGCTGAAGAGGCTCTGAAAAATCGTACCTGGCTACACGTCAAGAACTATGTACGAAACCGGATTACTGCTTTGCAAAGAAATCAGCGAAACTAA
- the LOC138956597 gene encoding uncharacterized protein isoform X2, with protein sequence MADADTRGERRSRYITTDTVEPGGRGQRFKTREYFPHFSYGQRMVQAALAKSLPAIPLPDDTSNHPVDCSFEPQALVTEDSTSSHHSVDSQMSEGHIRGSDTLRKFVTSAQLAEPQFITSTSLRKQVATLSQIVSLKDNELDALAQFMGHDVRTHREYYRLPSDMMQLAKVSKLLLALEKGKLQDHQRCTLDEMEVAEDEAITSDEEAEFVEKGHSPIPERSASGRFATKDSLAPPHNQPSPPMHQPCPATAAPDSEPPSSWTFSPVGVAMMNKRCSVFTQITSPSASSNESSTDNEYLPEQWSHSKPKKLKSKATRNSSNQPRRLWLEEEVKAVEAHLLKYIATQVLPRKEDIQKCLQAEEALKNRTWLHVKNYVRNRITALQRNQRN encoded by the exons ATGGCTGACGCCGACACGCGGGGTGAACGCCGCAGCCGGTACATTACCACAGACACAG TGGAACCAGGAGGCCGAGGCCAGAGATTTAAAACAAGGGAGTACTTCCCACATTTCTCATACGGCCAAAGAATGGTGCAGGCTGCACTGGCTAAGAGTCTACCTGCCATACCATTGCCAGATGACACCAGCAATCATCCAG TTGACTGCAGCTTCGAACCACAGGCGCTTGTGACAGAGGACTCTACAAGCAGCCATCACTCAGTTGACTCCCAAATG TCGGAGGGGCACATTCGGGGATCTGACACGCTTCGAAAGTTTGTGACATCAGCGCAGTTGGCAGAGCCACAGTTCATCACATCTACTTCACTTCGAAAGCAGGTTGCTACTCTGTCCCAGATAGTCAGTTTGAAGGACAACGAGCTGGATGCCCTTGCTCAGTTTATGGGACATGATGTTCGCACTCACCGCGAGTACTACCGCCTCCCATCAGACATGATGCAGTTGGCCAAAGTCAGCAAATTACTCCTTGCCCTTGAAAAGGGGAAGCTGCAAGACCACCAGCGCTGCACCCTGGATGAGATGGAAGTGGCTGAAGATGAAGCCATCACCTCGGATGAGGAGGCAG AATTTGTTGAAAAGGGTCACAGCCCTATTCCAGAACGATCTGCATCAGGAAGGTTCGCAACAAAAGACTCTTTGGCACCGCCACATAACCAGCCCTCTCCGCCTATGCATCAACCTTGTCCTGCTACAGCTGCACCTGACa GCGAGCCCCCTTCCTCCTGGACATTCTCTCCTGTTGGTGTGGCAATGATGAACAAAAGATGCAGTGTATTCACACAGATCACTTCTCCTTCAGCGTCATCTAACGAAA gtTCAACTGACAATGAGTACCTACCTGAACAGTGGAGCCATTCCAAACCAAAGAAGCTCAAATCAAAGGCAACGCGCAACA GTTCAAACCAGCCACGTCGACTGTGGTTGGAGGAGGAGGTGAAGGCAGTGGAGGCTCATTTGTTAAAATATATCGCCACGCAAGTGCTGCCAAGAAAAGAGGATATCCAGAAGTGCCTTCAGGCTGAAGAGGCTCTGAAAAATCGTACCTGGCTACACGTCAAGAACTATGTACGAAACCGGATTACTGCTTTGCAAAGAAATCAGCGAAACTAA